The following are encoded together in the Streptomyces tsukubensis genome:
- a CDS encoding PIG-L deacetylase family protein, giving the protein MDVPDRSAAEAIDAPGTPEKTWASWRGLARLPVAEPPAGPVLVVAAHPDDEVLGFGGTMAALAALGTDVHLVSVTDGEASHPHHTHVTPERLARMRVAELGEAMKELGLPGLRQRRLRVPDTQVHRHEERVRDTIAAVAAEVGAAVCVAPWAGDLHSDHEAVGRAAAAASRTTGTPLWEYPVWMWHWAVPDDWRVPWHTAHRLPLPARAQAAKDRAVRRFATQTAPLVGNGEATGRTAASGENAKNEAGAEPTVILPPEELAHHTRNFEVVFR; this is encoded by the coding sequence ATCGACGTCCCCGATCGGTCGGCTGCCGAGGCCATCGACGCCCCGGGCACCCCGGAGAAGACCTGGGCGTCCTGGCGGGGACTCGCCCGGCTGCCGGTCGCCGAGCCGCCGGCCGGCCCCGTACTGGTCGTCGCCGCCCACCCAGACGACGAAGTGCTCGGCTTCGGCGGGACCATGGCGGCCCTCGCGGCGCTCGGTACGGACGTACACCTCGTCTCGGTCACGGACGGCGAGGCCTCCCACCCGCACCACACGCACGTCACCCCCGAACGGCTCGCCCGGATGCGCGTGGCCGAACTGGGCGAGGCGATGAAGGAACTGGGCCTGCCCGGCCTGCGCCAACGACGGCTCAGGGTCCCCGACACCCAGGTGCACCGCCACGAGGAGCGGGTCAGGGACACCATCGCCGCGGTGGCCGCGGAAGTGGGCGCCGCCGTCTGCGTAGCACCCTGGGCGGGAGACCTGCACAGCGATCACGAGGCAGTGGGCCGGGCCGCCGCGGCGGCGTCTCGCACCACGGGGACACCACTGTGGGAGTACCCGGTCTGGATGTGGCACTGGGCCGTGCCTGACGACTGGCGGGTGCCCTGGCACACCGCCCACCGCCTCCCTCTGCCCGCTCGGGCGCAGGCCGCCAAGGACCGCGCCGTGCGGAGGTTCGCCACCCAGACGGCCCCCCTCGTCGGCAACGGGGAGGCCACGGGAAGAACCGCGGCGAGCGGGGAGAACGCGAAGAACGAGGCGGGCGCGGAACCGACCGTGATCCTGCCTCCGGAGGAACTCGCGCACCACACAAGGAAC
- a CDS encoding acyl-CoA dehydrogenase family protein, translating to MTADVEDSPVRPTDSPPRGEENGSDQVRHGVARRFAAWARDEAAHVPLPAEGMTRARFRALYRLGRSDLALARLAEGHLDAVAILDELGGPAPEAGRRWGVWAAQPPGPGLTATLDDEGRWRLDGLKQYCSGAHSCTDALVTAATGDGWRLFAARVDGPGTATVPGTWPAIGMAGSDTPDVTFTAVPAAPVGENGDYVERPGFTHGGIGVAACWLGGARSVADTLLAGARRRTPDAHTAAHLGAVDVLLNAAETVLWQAADEIDADPLDLLDGGTPRALRVRALVERVCADVMDHVGRATGAGPLCHDERHARTVADLTVYIRQHHAERDLATLGHLIAEAEAEAEAEAEAEAEDVGEGQGSGEKAGGAGPVPADPGARRPQ from the coding sequence GTGACCGCTGACGTCGAGGACTCCCCGGTCCGCCCCACGGACTCCCCGCCGCGCGGCGAAGAGAACGGTTCTGACCAGGTACGACATGGCGTGGCCAGGCGTTTCGCCGCGTGGGCGAGGGACGAGGCCGCCCACGTGCCGCTCCCGGCCGAGGGCATGACCCGCGCGCGGTTCCGCGCCCTCTACCGCCTCGGCAGATCGGACCTGGCCCTCGCCCGACTGGCCGAAGGGCACCTCGACGCCGTCGCCATCCTCGACGAACTGGGCGGGCCCGCGCCGGAGGCCGGCCGGCGCTGGGGTGTCTGGGCCGCGCAACCGCCGGGACCCGGCCTGACCGCCACGCTCGACGACGAGGGCCGGTGGCGCCTCGACGGTCTGAAGCAGTACTGCTCGGGCGCGCACTCCTGCACCGACGCCCTCGTCACCGCGGCCACCGGCGACGGATGGCGACTCTTCGCCGCCCGCGTCGACGGACCGGGCACCGCCACCGTGCCCGGCACCTGGCCCGCCATCGGCATGGCGGGCAGCGACACCCCCGACGTCACCTTCACCGCGGTACCCGCCGCACCCGTCGGAGAGAACGGTGACTACGTCGAGCGGCCCGGATTCACCCACGGCGGCATCGGTGTGGCGGCCTGCTGGCTCGGCGGGGCCCGCTCCGTCGCCGACACCCTGCTCGCCGGGGCCCGCAGGAGGACCCCCGACGCGCACACCGCGGCTCACCTCGGCGCCGTCGACGTCCTGCTCAACGCCGCCGAGACCGTGCTGTGGCAGGCCGCGGACGAGATCGACGCCGACCCGCTCGACCTGCTCGACGGCGGCACCCCGCGCGCCCTGCGGGTGCGCGCCCTGGTGGAACGTGTCTGCGCCGACGTCATGGACCACGTGGGCAGGGCGACAGGGGCCGGGCCGCTCTGCCACGACGAGCGCCACGCCCGGACCGTCGCCGACCTGACCGTCTACATCCGCCAGCACCACGCGGAACGCGACCTCGCCACCCTCGGCCATCTGATCGCCGAAGCCGAAGCCGAAGCCGAAGCCGAAGCCGAAGCCGAAGCCGAGGACGTGGGTGAGGGTCAGGGCTCGGGCGAGAAGGCGGGCGGGGCCGGTCCGGTCCCCGCCGACCCCGGCGCGAGGAGGCCCCAGTGA
- a CDS encoding TetR/AcrR family transcriptional regulator, whose amino-acid sequence MPKVSQEHLDARRQQIVDAARARFAGHGFARTSMADIVTESGLSNGAIYRYFTSKDEIVVAVCEQGSEALPKALTAEAVAAFLAHVRTRARETGHARLVAQIYAEAAVSPQLAALVRQQLATLRATVAALVPARRRQHAEQIAEGFVALCVSYSQQLAIRGDLDPAPFTASLMAIVEGAPDNRATG is encoded by the coding sequence ATGCCGAAGGTAAGCCAGGAACACCTGGACGCCCGCCGTCAGCAGATCGTGGACGCCGCTCGGGCCCGGTTCGCCGGCCACGGCTTCGCCCGCACGTCCATGGCCGACATCGTCACCGAGTCGGGGCTCTCCAACGGGGCCATCTACCGCTACTTCACCAGCAAGGACGAGATCGTCGTCGCCGTCTGCGAACAGGGCAGCGAAGCCCTGCCGAAAGCGCTCACAGCCGAGGCTGTCGCGGCCTTCCTCGCACACGTACGCACCCGGGCGCGCGAGACGGGTCACGCCCGGCTGGTGGCCCAGATCTACGCCGAAGCAGCGGTGTCGCCACAGCTGGCGGCACTCGTCCGACAGCAGCTGGCCACCTTGAGAGCCACGGTGGCCGCGTTGGTCCCCGCCCGTCGAAGACAGCACGCCGAACAGATCGCCGAAGGATTCGTGGCTCTCTGTGTCAGTTACAGCCAGCAACTGGCCATCCGTGGCGACCTGGACCCCGCCCCCTTCACCGCGTCGTTGATGGCGATCGTCGAGGGAGCGCCGGACAACCGGGCCACCGGATAG
- a CDS encoding aldo/keto reductase → MRYRTFGRLTGLRVSEYALGTANFSTSDTGAGPEGSRQIFEAFVAAGGTTFDTSNLYQDGQAETVLGGLLGGQRDDYVVISKYSGTRQRHPRPGTTGNSRKTMVRSLEASLRRLDTEYVDVFMPHFPDGTTPIEEILAGFDDLIRSGKILHGALSNFPAWRVAGAAVRADLRGLAPLVGIQTEYSLAERSAERELLPMAEAHGLGALLYSPLAGGLLTGKYRQGGQGRLTARGGAIEDTTQRTAVVDAVLTIAHEVGVSAIQVALAWLRGRAARAHTALVPIVGPRSLTHLEEYLSSLRLELDEGHYQRLDEISAVRMGTPHEDVAAALAHGFDGDRTLLEPLTVPVA, encoded by the coding sequence ATGCGCTACAGGACCTTCGGCCGACTGACCGGACTGCGCGTGTCGGAGTACGCGCTCGGGACGGCGAACTTCAGTACCTCGGACACCGGCGCCGGTCCTGAGGGGTCGCGGCAGATCTTCGAGGCCTTCGTCGCCGCCGGAGGCACCACGTTCGACACCTCCAACCTCTACCAGGACGGACAGGCGGAAACCGTGCTCGGCGGGCTGCTCGGTGGCCAACGGGACGACTATGTCGTCATCAGCAAGTACAGCGGAACGCGGCAGCGACACCCCCGCCCCGGCACCACGGGCAACAGCCGCAAGACCATGGTCCGCTCCCTGGAGGCGAGCCTGCGCCGGCTCGACACCGAGTACGTGGACGTCTTCATGCCGCACTTCCCCGACGGGACCACCCCCATTGAGGAGATCCTGGCCGGTTTCGACGATCTGATCCGCTCCGGCAAGATCCTGCACGGCGCACTCTCCAACTTCCCGGCCTGGCGGGTCGCCGGGGCCGCGGTCCGGGCCGACCTGCGGGGCCTGGCCCCGCTGGTCGGCATCCAGACCGAGTACAGCCTGGCCGAACGGTCAGCCGAGCGGGAACTACTGCCGATGGCAGAGGCCCACGGCCTGGGCGCCCTCCTGTACTCCCCGCTGGCCGGAGGACTGCTCACCGGAAAGTACCGACAGGGCGGACAGGGCAGGCTGACCGCCCGAGGCGGCGCCATCGAGGACACCACCCAGCGCACCGCCGTCGTTGACGCCGTACTGACGATCGCCCACGAGGTCGGCGTGAGCGCGATCCAGGTCGCCCTGGCCTGGCTGCGTGGCCGGGCCGCACGAGCCCACACCGCCCTCGTCCCGATAGTCGGCCCCCGCTCCCTGACGCACCTGGAGGAATACCTGAGCTCTCTCCGCCTCGAACTCGACGAGGGGCACTACCAGCGGCTGGACGAGATCAGCGCCGTCCGTATGGGAACCCCGCACGAGGACGTCGCGGCCGCGCTGGCCCACGGCTTCGACGGCGACCGCACACTCCTCGAACCGCTCACCGTTCCGGTCGCCTGA
- a CDS encoding aldo/keto reductase, translating into MSAVPSITLNNGVEIPQLGFGTFQIAPEETRDATLAALEVGYRHLDTAQMYGNEKEVGQAVRDSGIDRGEIFVTSKLDNDAHAHDDALRAFDKTMDTLDIEYLDLFLIHWPLPGVGDFTETWQAMEEMYRSGRVKAVGVSNFQAHHLRRLFQNSVVVPAVNQIEVHPYLTQEELRAFDAEHGIATEAWSPIAQGKVLDDPVIVAIAERVGKSPAQVTLRWHLQRGDIVFPKSVTRKRVEENFDLFDFELTEGDLAEIAALNRDERTGFDPDRFGA; encoded by the coding sequence GTGTCCGCAGTACCCAGCATCACCCTGAACAATGGTGTCGAGATTCCCCAGCTCGGCTTCGGTACCTTCCAGATCGCCCCCGAGGAGACCAGGGACGCGACTCTGGCGGCGCTGGAGGTCGGTTACCGGCACCTCGACACCGCCCAGATGTACGGCAACGAGAAAGAGGTCGGCCAGGCCGTCCGTGACTCCGGCATCGACCGGGGCGAGATCTTCGTGACCAGCAAGCTCGACAACGACGCGCACGCCCATGACGACGCGCTGCGAGCCTTCGACAAGACGATGGACACGCTGGACATCGAGTACCTCGATCTCTTCCTCATCCACTGGCCGCTGCCGGGCGTGGGTGACTTCACGGAGACCTGGCAGGCCATGGAGGAGATGTACAGGTCCGGCCGGGTCAAGGCCGTCGGTGTCTCCAACTTCCAGGCGCACCACCTGCGCCGTCTCTTCCAGAACAGCGTCGTGGTCCCCGCCGTCAACCAGATCGAGGTGCATCCGTACCTCACCCAGGAGGAACTGCGGGCGTTCGACGCCGAGCACGGTATCGCCACCGAGGCCTGGTCGCCCATCGCGCAGGGCAAGGTGCTCGACGATCCGGTGATCGTGGCCATCGCCGAGCGTGTCGGCAAGTCCCCGGCCCAGGTCACCCTCCGATGGCACCTCCAGCGCGGCGACATCGTCTTCCCGAAGTCGGTCACGCGGAAGCGGGTGGAGGAGAACTTCGATCTGTTCGACTTCGAACTGACCGAGGGTGACCTCGCCGAGATCGCGGCCCTCAACCGCGACGAGCGCACCGGTTTCGACCCCGACCGGTTCGGAGCTTGA
- a CDS encoding SDR family NAD(P)-dependent oxidoreductase, translated as MNTPQHKIGSGFGATSTAREVLRDTDLTGRLAVVTGGYSGLGLETTRALAEAGARVVVPARRPDAAGEALSGIDGVEVDALDLADQESVRGFAERFLRSDRSIDILIDNAGVMACPETRVGPGWEAQFATNHLGHYALVNRVWRALARDGGARVVSVSSAGHRNSPIRWDDIHFTDGYDKWKAYGQAKTANALFAVHLDALGKDAGVRAFSLHPGGILTPLQRHLPKEEMVRLGWIDERGNQINTSFKTPEQGAATQIWAATSPLLAGRGGVYCEDCDIAEPAGEAGGGVRDYATDPQQAARLWTLSAELTGVDAFADAA; from the coding sequence ATGAACACACCTCAGCACAAGATCGGATCAGGGTTCGGCGCGACCAGCACGGCGCGGGAGGTCCTGCGGGACACCGACCTCACCGGCAGGCTCGCCGTCGTCACAGGCGGCTACTCAGGGCTCGGCCTGGAGACGACCCGCGCTCTCGCCGAGGCCGGCGCCCGCGTGGTCGTCCCCGCCCGGCGGCCCGACGCGGCGGGTGAGGCACTGTCCGGCATCGACGGTGTGGAGGTCGACGCACTCGACCTCGCCGACCAGGAGAGCGTGCGCGGCTTCGCCGAGCGGTTCCTGCGCTCCGACCGGAGCATCGACATCCTCATCGACAACGCCGGAGTGATGGCCTGCCCCGAGACACGGGTGGGCCCGGGTTGGGAAGCCCAGTTCGCCACCAACCACCTCGGTCACTACGCCCTGGTCAACCGGGTCTGGCGCGCGCTCGCCAGGGACGGCGGAGCGCGGGTCGTCTCCGTGTCGTCGGCCGGGCACCGCAACTCGCCCATCCGCTGGGACGACATCCACTTCACCGACGGCTACGACAAGTGGAAGGCGTACGGGCAGGCCAAGACGGCCAACGCGCTCTTCGCCGTGCACCTCGACGCGCTCGGCAAGGACGCGGGCGTCCGTGCCTTCTCGCTCCACCCCGGAGGCATCCTCACTCCGCTCCAGCGCCACCTGCCCAAGGAGGAGATGGTGCGGCTCGGCTGGATCGACGAGCGGGGCAACCAGATCAACACCTCCTTCAAGACGCCGGAACAGGGCGCGGCCACCCAGATCTGGGCGGCGACGTCACCGCTCCTCGCCGGCCGGGGTGGCGTCTACTGCGAGGACTGCGACATCGCGGAGCCCGCGGGTGAGGCGGGCGGTGGTGTGCGGGACTACGCGACCGACCCCCAGCAGGCCGCCCGGCTCTGGACTCTCTCGGCCGAGTTGACTGGTGTGGACGCGTTCGCTGACGCCGCCTGA